Part of the Bacteriovorax sp. BAL6_X genome, CTTGATTCTGGACGTATGAAACCAGAGGTTGATGCTACTGTTAAAGAAGGTGTTGATGTAGGTGTTAAATCAACTCCAACATTCTATGTGAACGGTATGCTAATTAATGGTGCACAACCATTTGAAGTATTCAAAGAGCTTATCGATTCTGAATTAGGAAAATAGTTTAGAAATACACTACTAAAATAGTCTGAAAGACTGAAAATACTAAGGCCGGGGCATTTATTCCCGGCCTTTTTATATTGGGCATAATTGATAGAATAGAGGGGGTATATAATATCTTATTGCATCTAAATCGGAAGAAAAATATGGACGTTAGAGATTATTCAAAGAGACTTTCACAACACCGCGAAAATTTTCAGAACACTATTGATGAGCAGCGAAAGAACCATAATCGTGAGGTAGGTGAATTAAAAGATACTCAAGAATATCGTTTAAATAAGCAGCGTCAAGCCTATGATAACTCTCTTGGTAAAATTGAAGAGAGACAAGATCAATTTCGAGAAACAGCTAGTGCTGATACAAAGAGAAGAATAGAAGAGCAGCAAAAAGAATATCTAAGTAAAATAGATGGGAATAAGCGTGAGTTTGAACGTGATCGTAAGGATATTAAGGATCAGTTTGATACACGTTTTAAAAATATTCGTGAAGCTTATGAGACAAAAGGGATGGCCGATCGCTCTAATATGGATCACCGTCTTTCTTCGCAACAAAGAAGATTTGACTCGACAATGGGAAAGATGAACGACCACTTCAATGAAACTATTGATAAGGTTTACCGCGATTCGCGAGATAAGGCCCATTCGCATGAGTTGGAAACGAAGAAGAATCGCCGTGAACTTATTTCAAGTTATGAAAATGAAATGAGAGATCAACTAAAAGAAAGTGGTGAAAAACGTGCTCGTTTATATGAGAAATTTAATGATGATGTTGATGGATTAAGACGAACGCATAAAGGAAGAGAGGAGTCTCTTAAGGATTATCAAGAGCAACGAATTTCAGATATGACTGCTCAAAAAGATAAGCAACTTTCTGATAATCAAAAAAGCTTTAAGAATTCAATTGAAGAAATAAATGATAGAAACTCTAGAAAGCGACAAGTTGAACAAAGAGATTTCTCTCAAAATGCAAAGGACCTTGAGAACCGTCATGCAAAAGAGTTATATCGTGCAAGACGTGAGATGAATCAGAAGTTATCTGGTGGAAGCCGTGAAGACGTTTTCAATGACAAACTGGAGCAAACTCAAAGAGGATATGAGACTCGAATTAAAAATATACGTGATCAAATTGATACGGACCGTTTTAATGCTGATATCCAAGAAAGACGTCGTGCTCAGTCAACTAAAGAAGCTCTTAGTTCACAAAAACAAAAGTCATCTGAGTATATTGCCGAGCTTGAAAAAGATATGTCAAAGTTTAAGAGTGATACTCTAAGTGATATCAATATTGAGCTAAATAAAGATGTTGAAGAATTACAAGGAAGCTTTAAACGCCAAATAAGAGACAAAGAGCTTGAAGCGTATAATGATAAAGAACAATCTAAAAAAATTCTAGAAAGACAAAGAGCTCAATTTGGGGAAACCGTTCAGAAAATGAGTGATCGCAACACTGAAGCTGTTTCTCAAATGCAAGCTGATTTTGCAGATGAGTCAAAGAAATTTATTCAAGATACACATATGAAGCATTCGCAAGAAATGCAAGAAGCTAAAGAGCATTTTATAGAGAGTAAAGATAAACTTGCTAAGTCATTGTCCCAAAAAATTGAACAATTAGAAGAGACAAACGAAAAGTTAATTTCTTCTTATGAATCAAAGTTAAATCGACTTAAAAAAGCAAATGCTAAAGAGATAGAAAGAATACGTATGACTCATGGACTAGAGTCTAATCAACTTAAGGAAGTGACGAGAAATGCAATTGCATTGAAAGATCGTGAAAATCACAGTAATCTATCTAACTTACGAGGTGAATTTGATAAGAGACTTTCTCAAGTTAAACAAAGAGCAGACATTCAAGTAAAAAGAATGGTAGAGTACTATGAAGATATGATTACTCGAGAAAGAGACGAGTCTCAAAGAAAGTATGTTTCAAAAGTTACTGAACTTGAGAATCAATACAATACTCTTTATGAAAACTCAAAACTTGAAAGATCGAATCTAATTAATCAGTATGAGAATCGCATGGAAGAAATTCGAGCGGCAAATGCTGAGGCTTTAGAAGAGAGGTCTAGCGAGATTAGAAGTGGTATGTTCTCTGATCAACAAGATTCTCGAAAAGCATAAAGTACAGACATAGCATAAAAGAATTCAGGGAGAGATAATGGGAATGGGCAAAGTCCGTCGCGCTAAAATTGTTGCGACTTTAGGGCCATCTTCTAATACAGTTGAAATGATTGAAAAACTCATCATGGCCGGTGTTAACGTAACACGTGTTAATATGAGTCACGGAACTCATGAGTCACATGCCCAACTCATCTCTAATATTCGCCAAGCATCTAAAAATATCGGCAGAGAAGTTGCCATTCTGATTGACTTACAAGGGCCAAAGATTCGTACTGATAAATTACCTAATGGCCTACAATTAGAAAATGGTCAGACATGGGTTATCGGTCCAAGTTCGAAGCAAGCAGATTATCCAGAATATAAAGATTGTTATATCCCAACGATTTACGAAAAACTTGTTGATGACTGTCATGACGGTGCAAGAATTCTATTTGACGATGGAAAGTTAATTGCAAAGGCAATAACAAGGGATCGTGATGTCTATAAAATTGAAGTTCTTGTTGGGGGAGAGTTAAAGTCGAATAAAGGAATTAACCTTCCGGACTGTGAAGTTTCAGCACCTGCATTTACAGATAAAGATGAAGCAGACTTAATGTTTGCGCTTAAACATAATATTGATTATATCGCTCTTTCTTTTGTACGTAAGAAAGAGGATATTATATCGGTTAAGGCCCTACTTCATAAATTGAAAGTTAGGGTTCCAATTATTTCTAAAATTGAAAAGCCACAGGCCCTTGATAATATCGAAGAAATTTTAGATGTTACAGACGTTATTATGGTTGCACGTGGTGATATGGGAGTTGAAGTAGGAAATCACCTCGTTCCTTCAATTCAAAAAGAGCTCATTCAAAAGTGTAATGATCGTATGATTCCTGTTATTACTGCAACGCAAATGCTTGAGAGTATGACTGATGCGCCAACTCCTACAAGAGCAGAAGCAAGTGATGTTGCCAATGCTATTTGGGATGGAACTGATGCTGTTATGTTATCTGGTGAATCTGCTTCCGGGGCCTATCCAGTTGAGGCCGTTCAAATGATGAATGACATTATTTATGAAGCAGAGAAGACACCAAAAGAAAGGCCACTGCTTAGAAATATAGACCTTTCATCTGTTAACTCGTCTGTCATGGTTGCTGCTTCAATGATTGCTGAAAAAGTTGAAGCGAAACGAATTCTTGCTGTAACGGAAGGGGGAAACTCTTGTCGTAAGGTTTCGATGTTTAGGCCACAAACTCCAGTTGCTGGAGTAACTCATAATCTTAGAACAGCAAGGCGTATTTGTCTTTACTGGGGAGTCTACCCATATCTTGTTGATGAGGAAGTGCAGGATACTGGATCTTACGTAAAGTATATTGTTTCTCATGCTAAAGAAAAGATGGGCCTATACAACGGTGATAAAATTGTTGTGACGTTAGGGGATGGAAAGATCTTTTCTAAAGGTTATTCTAACTCTGTGAAGGTTGAGATTATTAAGGAAGCTCGTCACCACGAAGAAGCCGGTGAAGAGACTTTTGAAGTAGGGGAAGATAAAAAAAAAAGAATTCTTCTAGACCATAATATATGTTCGACTTGTCAAAATTGTGTTTCTATTTGTCCTCATGAAATTTGGGTTGCAGATAAGAAGACAAAACTTACAAAACTAAATCAGGATCAAATTAAGCACTGTACGCTAGACTATGAATGTATAAGAGTATGTCCAACAGGTGCGATTGAGATTATTGATAAATCATGATCAAAAAAGACGACATTCAAAATATTTTAAGTACCCAAGGGCTTGAAGTATGGGGTGTCGTCGCTGAATCTAAACCGAAGTCCTTAGAACGCTTCAAAACTTGGATTAAAGATGGCCTTCATGGTGCTCTAAGCTACCTTGCCGATGATCGGGCTATCAAAAGAGAAGATCTAAAAAACTACTACCCCGATATTAAATCCACACTTGTTATCGCTTTTGATTACTCTCATATCGCTCGTAGTGCT contains:
- the pyk gene encoding pyruvate kinase, which codes for MGMGKVRRAKIVATLGPSSNTVEMIEKLIMAGVNVTRVNMSHGTHESHAQLISNIRQASKNIGREVAILIDLQGPKIRTDKLPNGLQLENGQTWVIGPSSKQADYPEYKDCYIPTIYEKLVDDCHDGARILFDDGKLIAKAITRDRDVYKIEVLVGGELKSNKGINLPDCEVSAPAFTDKDEADLMFALKHNIDYIALSFVRKKEDIISVKALLHKLKVRVPIISKIEKPQALDNIEEILDVTDVIMVARGDMGVEVGNHLVPSIQKELIQKCNDRMIPVITATQMLESMTDAPTPTRAEASDVANAIWDGTDAVMLSGESASGAYPVEAVQMMNDIIYEAEKTPKERPLLRNIDLSSVNSSVMVAASMIAEKVEAKRILAVTEGGNSCRKVSMFRPQTPVAGVTHNLRTARRICLYWGVYPYLVDEEVQDTGSYVKYIVSHAKEKMGLYNGDKIVVTLGDGKIFSKGYSNSVKVEIIKEARHHEEAGEETFEVGEDKKKRILLDHNICSTCQNCVSICPHEIWVADKKTKLTKLNQDQIKHCTLDYECIRVCPTGAIEIIDKS